In Ailuropoda melanoleuca isolate Jingjing chromosome 4, ASM200744v2, whole genome shotgun sequence, the following proteins share a genomic window:
- the ANKLE1 gene encoding ankyrin repeat and LEM domain-containing protein 1 isoform X3: MWTPARRRAVEELLNRGADPNLLLADGAAALHLAAGARHPRGLRCLEVLLRRGGDANARSVEALTPLHVAAAWGCRRGLELLLGQGADPALRDQDGLRPLDLAKQQGHQDCARVLRQFQTQTKTSTRTRAESQEPEPEPEADGPDPRGKGLDARPSGPPNVTPGSIALGSSAGRDMGLEASPRLPSLLAPPEIADEDSGLESPPGQWDYSSDTSFVTAIEDSGTEDPAPHTTSWAGSLSQAKQGLLPGIPPSQRMPRSPGTPQLVHRAARADREAELNTCLRALSLTSPDASPSPISLPDGSPAQSPPREPPPGRPDSPFLKDEEVSLDSDVAALWLTEDEASSTGGRDPVPSCSCPPVPAVSDLDLLRGLRALGESPGPITRFTRPYHLRRLEEARAAPDFSGHSPELAEALRTGCIPDAQTDEDVLAQQFERPDPKRRWREGVTKSSFTYLLLDPSSHHFFLSEQLPSSRETQDLPARAFSLTPAERLRTFVRAIFYVGKGTRARPDVHLWEALRLRRQPGKQACPKVRQISDIWASGRGVVSLHCFQHVVAVEAYTREACLVDALGIRMLTNQKQGHCYGVVAGWPASRRRRLGVHLLHRALLVFLAEGERELRPQDIQMELLELPDMGEQVGNQRIFGTFQCFRTC, encoded by the exons ATGTGGACGCCGGCGCGACGTAG GGCCGTGGAGGAACTGCTGAACCGCGGCGCCGACCCTAACCTGCTGCTCGCGGATGGCGCGGCAGCCCTGCACCTGGCGGCCGGAGCCCGGCACCCGCGCGGTCTGCGCTGTCTCGAAGTCCTGCTGCGCCGAGGCGGGGACGCCAACGCTCG TTCGGTCGAGGCACTGACGCCGCTGCACGTGGCTGCCGCCTGGGGCTGTCGCCGTGGCCTGGAGCTACTGCTGGGCCAAGGAGCGGACCCCGCGCTGCGAGACCAG GACGGACTGCGACCGCTGGACCTGGCAAAGCAGCAGGGGCACCAGGATTGCGCCCGCGTCCTTCGGCAGTTCCAGACTCAGACCAAGACCTCGACCCGGACCCGGGCAGAGAGCCAGGAGCCGGAGCCTGAGCCCGAGGCTGACG GCCCAGATCCCAGAGGAAAGGGGCTGGACGCCAGGCCCTCTGGACCTCCCAATGTGACGCCGGGCTCCATAGCACTGGGCAGCAGTGCTGGCAGGGACATGGGCCTGGAGGCCAGCCCCAGACTCCCCAGCCTCCTTGCCCCCCCTGAGATTGCTGACGAGGATAGTGGCTTGGAGTCCCCCCCAGGACAATGGGACTACAGCTCAGATACCTCCTTTGTCACTGCAATTGAAGATTCTGGAACTGAAGACCCAGCCCCGCATACCACCTCCTGGGCTGGGTCATTATCCCAGGCCAAGCAGGGACTCCTGCCTGGTATTCCACCTTCCCAGAGGATGCCAAGGTCTCCAGGTACCCCACAGCTGGTACATCGAGCTGCCAGGGCAGACAGGGAGGCAGAACTAAATACCTGTCTGCGGGCCCTGAGTCTGACCTCTCCAgatgcctccccctcccccatatccCTCCCTGATGGGAGCCCTGCCCAAAGCCCCCCTCGGGAACCACCGCCTGGACGCCCCGACTCCCCCTTCCTCAAAGACGAAGAGGTGTCCCTCGACAGTGATGTGGCTGCCCTCTGGCTGACGGAGGATGAGGCGAGCTCCACAGGTGGCAGGGACCCTGTTCCTTCTTGCTCGTGCCCTCCGGTCCCTGCCGTGTCTGACCTGGATCTGCTGCGAGGGCTCCGAGCACTTGGTGAGAGCCCCGGCCCCATCACACGCTTCACTCGGCCATACCACCTCCGACGGCTGGAAGAAGCCCGTGCTGCTCCTG ACTTTTCAGGGCACAGCCCAGAGCTGGCCGAAGCCCTGCGGACAGGCTGTATCCCAGATGCCCAGACAGATGAGGATGTGCTTGCCCAGCAGTTCGAGCGGCCAGATCCCAAGAGAAGGTGGCGGGAGGGAGTCACGAAGTCCAGTTTCACGTATCTACTGTTGGACCCCAG CTCTCatcacttcttcctctctgagcAACTCCCTTCATCCAGGGAGACTCAGGACCTGCCAGCCCGAGCCTTCTCACTGACCCCGGCTGAACGCCTTCGGACCTTTGTCCGTGCCATCTTCTATGTGGGGAAAGGGACACGGGCCCGGCCAGACGTTCACCTCTGGGAGGCCCTCAGGCTCCGTCGGCAGCCAGGAAAGCAG GCCTGCCCCAAAGTGCGCCAGATCTCGGACATTTGGGCCAGTGGTCGTGGTGTGGTCTCCCTGCATTGCTTCCAACACGTGGTAGCTGTGGAGGCTTATACTCGAGAGGCGTGTCTTGTGGATGCTCTAG GGATCCGGATGCTGACCAACCAGAAACAAGGCCACTGCTACGGAGTTGTGGCAGGCTGGCCGGCCAGCCGGCGCCGCCGCTTGGGGGTGCATTTGCTGCACCGCGCCCTCCTTGTCTTCTTGGCTGAGGGTGAGCGAGAGCTGCGGCCCCAGGACATCCAG ATGGAACTTCTGGAGCTTCCCGACATGGGAGAACAAGTAGGGAACCAGAGGATCTTTGGAACATTCCAGTGCTTCAGAACATGCTAG
- the ANKLE1 gene encoding ankyrin repeat and LEM domain-containing protein 1 isoform X1, producing MDAAAHLARQLRAALREEEPRAVEELLNRGADPNLLLADGAAALHLAAGARHPRGLRCLEVLLRRGGDANARSVEALTPLHVAAAWGCRRGLELLLGQGADPALRDQDGLRPLDLAKQQGHQDCARVLRQFQTQTKTSTRTRAESQEPEPEPEADGPDPRGKGLDARPSGPPNVTPGSIALGSSAGRDMGLEASPRLPSLLAPPEIADEDSGLESPPGQWDYSSDTSFVTAIEDSGTEDPAPHTTSWAGSLSQAKQGLLPGIPPSQRMPRSPGTPQLVHRAARADREAELNTCLRALSLTSPDASPSPISLPDGSPAQSPPREPPPGRPDSPFLKDEEVSLDSDVAALWLTEDEASSTGGRDPVPSCSCPPVPAVSDLDLLRGLRALGESPGPITRFTRPYHLRRLEEARAAPDFSGHSPELAEALRTGCIPDAQTDEDVLAQQFERPDPKRRWREGVTKSSFTYLLLDPSSHHFFLSEQLPSSRETQDLPARAFSLTPAERLRTFVRAIFYVGKGTRARPDVHLWEALRLRRQPGKQACPKVRQISDIWASGRGVVSLHCFQHVVAVEAYTREACLVDALGIRMLTNQKQGHCYGVVAGWPASRRRRLGVHLLHRALLVFLAEGERELRPQDIQMELLELPDMGEQVGNQRIFGTFQCFRTC from the exons ATGGACGCGGCTGCCCACCTGGCGCGGCAGCTTCGGGCAGCGTTGCGGGAGGAGGAGCCGCG GGCCGTGGAGGAACTGCTGAACCGCGGCGCCGACCCTAACCTGCTGCTCGCGGATGGCGCGGCAGCCCTGCACCTGGCGGCCGGAGCCCGGCACCCGCGCGGTCTGCGCTGTCTCGAAGTCCTGCTGCGCCGAGGCGGGGACGCCAACGCTCG TTCGGTCGAGGCACTGACGCCGCTGCACGTGGCTGCCGCCTGGGGCTGTCGCCGTGGCCTGGAGCTACTGCTGGGCCAAGGAGCGGACCCCGCGCTGCGAGACCAG GACGGACTGCGACCGCTGGACCTGGCAAAGCAGCAGGGGCACCAGGATTGCGCCCGCGTCCTTCGGCAGTTCCAGACTCAGACCAAGACCTCGACCCGGACCCGGGCAGAGAGCCAGGAGCCGGAGCCTGAGCCCGAGGCTGACG GCCCAGATCCCAGAGGAAAGGGGCTGGACGCCAGGCCCTCTGGACCTCCCAATGTGACGCCGGGCTCCATAGCACTGGGCAGCAGTGCTGGCAGGGACATGGGCCTGGAGGCCAGCCCCAGACTCCCCAGCCTCCTTGCCCCCCCTGAGATTGCTGACGAGGATAGTGGCTTGGAGTCCCCCCCAGGACAATGGGACTACAGCTCAGATACCTCCTTTGTCACTGCAATTGAAGATTCTGGAACTGAAGACCCAGCCCCGCATACCACCTCCTGGGCTGGGTCATTATCCCAGGCCAAGCAGGGACTCCTGCCTGGTATTCCACCTTCCCAGAGGATGCCAAGGTCTCCAGGTACCCCACAGCTGGTACATCGAGCTGCCAGGGCAGACAGGGAGGCAGAACTAAATACCTGTCTGCGGGCCCTGAGTCTGACCTCTCCAgatgcctccccctcccccatatccCTCCCTGATGGGAGCCCTGCCCAAAGCCCCCCTCGGGAACCACCGCCTGGACGCCCCGACTCCCCCTTCCTCAAAGACGAAGAGGTGTCCCTCGACAGTGATGTGGCTGCCCTCTGGCTGACGGAGGATGAGGCGAGCTCCACAGGTGGCAGGGACCCTGTTCCTTCTTGCTCGTGCCCTCCGGTCCCTGCCGTGTCTGACCTGGATCTGCTGCGAGGGCTCCGAGCACTTGGTGAGAGCCCCGGCCCCATCACACGCTTCACTCGGCCATACCACCTCCGACGGCTGGAAGAAGCCCGTGCTGCTCCTG ACTTTTCAGGGCACAGCCCAGAGCTGGCCGAAGCCCTGCGGACAGGCTGTATCCCAGATGCCCAGACAGATGAGGATGTGCTTGCCCAGCAGTTCGAGCGGCCAGATCCCAAGAGAAGGTGGCGGGAGGGAGTCACGAAGTCCAGTTTCACGTATCTACTGTTGGACCCCAG CTCTCatcacttcttcctctctgagcAACTCCCTTCATCCAGGGAGACTCAGGACCTGCCAGCCCGAGCCTTCTCACTGACCCCGGCTGAACGCCTTCGGACCTTTGTCCGTGCCATCTTCTATGTGGGGAAAGGGACACGGGCCCGGCCAGACGTTCACCTCTGGGAGGCCCTCAGGCTCCGTCGGCAGCCAGGAAAGCAG GCCTGCCCCAAAGTGCGCCAGATCTCGGACATTTGGGCCAGTGGTCGTGGTGTGGTCTCCCTGCATTGCTTCCAACACGTGGTAGCTGTGGAGGCTTATACTCGAGAGGCGTGTCTTGTGGATGCTCTAG GGATCCGGATGCTGACCAACCAGAAACAAGGCCACTGCTACGGAGTTGTGGCAGGCTGGCCGGCCAGCCGGCGCCGCCGCTTGGGGGTGCATTTGCTGCACCGCGCCCTCCTTGTCTTCTTGGCTGAGGGTGAGCGAGAGCTGCGGCCCCAGGACATCCAG ATGGAACTTCTGGAGCTTCCCGACATGGGAGAACAAGTAGGGAACCAGAGGATCTTTGGAACATTCCAGTGCTTCAGAACATGCTAG
- the ANKLE1 gene encoding ankyrin repeat and LEM domain-containing protein 1 isoform X4 produces MDAAAHLARQLRAALREEEPRAVEELLNRGADPNLLLADGAAALHLAAGARHPRGLRCLEVLLRRGGDANARSVEALTPLHVAAAWGCRRGLELLLGQGADPALRDQDGLRPLDLAKQQGHQDCARVLRQFQTQTKTSTRTRAESQEPEPEPEADGPDPRGKGLDARPSGPPNVTPGSIALGSSAGRDMGLEASPRLPSLLAPPEIADEDSGLESPPGQWDYSSDTSFVTAIEDSGTEDPAPHTTSWAGSLSQAKQGLLPGIPPSQRMPRSPGTPQLVHRAARADREAELNTCLRALSLTSPDASPSPISLPDGSPAQSPPREPPPGRPDSPFLKDEEVSLDSDVAALWLTEDEASSTGGRDPVPSCSCPPVPAVSDLDLLRGLRALGESPGPITRFTRPYHLRRLEEARAAPDFSGHSPELAEALRTGCIPDAQTDEDVLAQQFERPDPKRRWREGVTKSSFTYLLLDPRETQDLPARAFSLTPAERLRTFVRAIFYVGKGTRARPDVHLWEALRLRRQPGKQACPKVRQISDIWASGRGVVSLHCFQHVVAVEAYTREACLVDALGIRMLTNQKQGHCYGVVAGWPASRRRRLGVHLLHRALLVFLAEGERELRPQDIQMELLELPDMGEQVGNQRIFGTFQCFRTC; encoded by the exons ATGGACGCGGCTGCCCACCTGGCGCGGCAGCTTCGGGCAGCGTTGCGGGAGGAGGAGCCGCG GGCCGTGGAGGAACTGCTGAACCGCGGCGCCGACCCTAACCTGCTGCTCGCGGATGGCGCGGCAGCCCTGCACCTGGCGGCCGGAGCCCGGCACCCGCGCGGTCTGCGCTGTCTCGAAGTCCTGCTGCGCCGAGGCGGGGACGCCAACGCTCG TTCGGTCGAGGCACTGACGCCGCTGCACGTGGCTGCCGCCTGGGGCTGTCGCCGTGGCCTGGAGCTACTGCTGGGCCAAGGAGCGGACCCCGCGCTGCGAGACCAG GACGGACTGCGACCGCTGGACCTGGCAAAGCAGCAGGGGCACCAGGATTGCGCCCGCGTCCTTCGGCAGTTCCAGACTCAGACCAAGACCTCGACCCGGACCCGGGCAGAGAGCCAGGAGCCGGAGCCTGAGCCCGAGGCTGACG GCCCAGATCCCAGAGGAAAGGGGCTGGACGCCAGGCCCTCTGGACCTCCCAATGTGACGCCGGGCTCCATAGCACTGGGCAGCAGTGCTGGCAGGGACATGGGCCTGGAGGCCAGCCCCAGACTCCCCAGCCTCCTTGCCCCCCCTGAGATTGCTGACGAGGATAGTGGCTTGGAGTCCCCCCCAGGACAATGGGACTACAGCTCAGATACCTCCTTTGTCACTGCAATTGAAGATTCTGGAACTGAAGACCCAGCCCCGCATACCACCTCCTGGGCTGGGTCATTATCCCAGGCCAAGCAGGGACTCCTGCCTGGTATTCCACCTTCCCAGAGGATGCCAAGGTCTCCAGGTACCCCACAGCTGGTACATCGAGCTGCCAGGGCAGACAGGGAGGCAGAACTAAATACCTGTCTGCGGGCCCTGAGTCTGACCTCTCCAgatgcctccccctcccccatatccCTCCCTGATGGGAGCCCTGCCCAAAGCCCCCCTCGGGAACCACCGCCTGGACGCCCCGACTCCCCCTTCCTCAAAGACGAAGAGGTGTCCCTCGACAGTGATGTGGCTGCCCTCTGGCTGACGGAGGATGAGGCGAGCTCCACAGGTGGCAGGGACCCTGTTCCTTCTTGCTCGTGCCCTCCGGTCCCTGCCGTGTCTGACCTGGATCTGCTGCGAGGGCTCCGAGCACTTGGTGAGAGCCCCGGCCCCATCACACGCTTCACTCGGCCATACCACCTCCGACGGCTGGAAGAAGCCCGTGCTGCTCCTG ACTTTTCAGGGCACAGCCCAGAGCTGGCCGAAGCCCTGCGGACAGGCTGTATCCCAGATGCCCAGACAGATGAGGATGTGCTTGCCCAGCAGTTCGAGCGGCCAGATCCCAAGAGAAGGTGGCGGGAGGGAGTCACGAAGTCCAGTTTCACGTATCTACTGTTGGACCCCAG GGAGACTCAGGACCTGCCAGCCCGAGCCTTCTCACTGACCCCGGCTGAACGCCTTCGGACCTTTGTCCGTGCCATCTTCTATGTGGGGAAAGGGACACGGGCCCGGCCAGACGTTCACCTCTGGGAGGCCCTCAGGCTCCGTCGGCAGCCAGGAAAGCAG GCCTGCCCCAAAGTGCGCCAGATCTCGGACATTTGGGCCAGTGGTCGTGGTGTGGTCTCCCTGCATTGCTTCCAACACGTGGTAGCTGTGGAGGCTTATACTCGAGAGGCGTGTCTTGTGGATGCTCTAG GGATCCGGATGCTGACCAACCAGAAACAAGGCCACTGCTACGGAGTTGTGGCAGGCTGGCCGGCCAGCCGGCGCCGCCGCTTGGGGGTGCATTTGCTGCACCGCGCCCTCCTTGTCTTCTTGGCTGAGGGTGAGCGAGAGCTGCGGCCCCAGGACATCCAG ATGGAACTTCTGGAGCTTCCCGACATGGGAGAACAAGTAGGGAACCAGAGGATCTTTGGAACATTCCAGTGCTTCAGAACATGCTAG
- the ANKLE1 gene encoding ankyrin repeat and LEM domain-containing protein 1 isoform X5 has product MDAAAHLARQLRAALREEEPRAVEELLNRGADPNLLLADGAAALHLAAGARHPRGLRCLEVLLRRGGDANARSVEALTPLHVAAAWGCRRGLELLLGQGADPALRDQDGLRPLDLAKQQGHQDCARVLRQFQTQTKTSTRTRAESQEPEPEPEADGPDPRGKGLDARPSGPPNVTPGSIALGSSAGRDMGLEASPRLPSLLAPPEIADEDSGLESPPGQWDYSSDTSFVTAIEDSGTEDPAPHTTSWAGSLSQAKQGLLPGIPPSQRMPRSPGTPQLVHRAARADREAELNTCLRALSLTSPDASPSPISLPDGSPAQSPPREPPPGRPDSPFLKDEEVSLDSDVAALWLTEDEASSTGGRDPVPSCSCPPVPAVSDLDLLRGLRALGESPGPITRFTRPYHLRRLEEARAAPDFSGHSPELAEALRTGCIPDAQTDEDVLAQQFERPDPKRRWREGVTKSSFTYLLLDPRETQDLPARAFSLTPAERLRTFVRAIFYVGKGTRARPDVHLWEALRLRRQPGKQACPKVRQISDIWASGRGVVSLHCFQHVVAVEAYTREACLVDALGIRMLTNQKQGHCYGVVAGWPASRRRRLGVHLLHRALLVFLAEGERELRPQDIQARG; this is encoded by the exons ATGGACGCGGCTGCCCACCTGGCGCGGCAGCTTCGGGCAGCGTTGCGGGAGGAGGAGCCGCG GGCCGTGGAGGAACTGCTGAACCGCGGCGCCGACCCTAACCTGCTGCTCGCGGATGGCGCGGCAGCCCTGCACCTGGCGGCCGGAGCCCGGCACCCGCGCGGTCTGCGCTGTCTCGAAGTCCTGCTGCGCCGAGGCGGGGACGCCAACGCTCG TTCGGTCGAGGCACTGACGCCGCTGCACGTGGCTGCCGCCTGGGGCTGTCGCCGTGGCCTGGAGCTACTGCTGGGCCAAGGAGCGGACCCCGCGCTGCGAGACCAG GACGGACTGCGACCGCTGGACCTGGCAAAGCAGCAGGGGCACCAGGATTGCGCCCGCGTCCTTCGGCAGTTCCAGACTCAGACCAAGACCTCGACCCGGACCCGGGCAGAGAGCCAGGAGCCGGAGCCTGAGCCCGAGGCTGACG GCCCAGATCCCAGAGGAAAGGGGCTGGACGCCAGGCCCTCTGGACCTCCCAATGTGACGCCGGGCTCCATAGCACTGGGCAGCAGTGCTGGCAGGGACATGGGCCTGGAGGCCAGCCCCAGACTCCCCAGCCTCCTTGCCCCCCCTGAGATTGCTGACGAGGATAGTGGCTTGGAGTCCCCCCCAGGACAATGGGACTACAGCTCAGATACCTCCTTTGTCACTGCAATTGAAGATTCTGGAACTGAAGACCCAGCCCCGCATACCACCTCCTGGGCTGGGTCATTATCCCAGGCCAAGCAGGGACTCCTGCCTGGTATTCCACCTTCCCAGAGGATGCCAAGGTCTCCAGGTACCCCACAGCTGGTACATCGAGCTGCCAGGGCAGACAGGGAGGCAGAACTAAATACCTGTCTGCGGGCCCTGAGTCTGACCTCTCCAgatgcctccccctcccccatatccCTCCCTGATGGGAGCCCTGCCCAAAGCCCCCCTCGGGAACCACCGCCTGGACGCCCCGACTCCCCCTTCCTCAAAGACGAAGAGGTGTCCCTCGACAGTGATGTGGCTGCCCTCTGGCTGACGGAGGATGAGGCGAGCTCCACAGGTGGCAGGGACCCTGTTCCTTCTTGCTCGTGCCCTCCGGTCCCTGCCGTGTCTGACCTGGATCTGCTGCGAGGGCTCCGAGCACTTGGTGAGAGCCCCGGCCCCATCACACGCTTCACTCGGCCATACCACCTCCGACGGCTGGAAGAAGCCCGTGCTGCTCCTG ACTTTTCAGGGCACAGCCCAGAGCTGGCCGAAGCCCTGCGGACAGGCTGTATCCCAGATGCCCAGACAGATGAGGATGTGCTTGCCCAGCAGTTCGAGCGGCCAGATCCCAAGAGAAGGTGGCGGGAGGGAGTCACGAAGTCCAGTTTCACGTATCTACTGTTGGACCCCAG GGAGACTCAGGACCTGCCAGCCCGAGCCTTCTCACTGACCCCGGCTGAACGCCTTCGGACCTTTGTCCGTGCCATCTTCTATGTGGGGAAAGGGACACGGGCCCGGCCAGACGTTCACCTCTGGGAGGCCCTCAGGCTCCGTCGGCAGCCAGGAAAGCAG GCCTGCCCCAAAGTGCGCCAGATCTCGGACATTTGGGCCAGTGGTCGTGGTGTGGTCTCCCTGCATTGCTTCCAACACGTGGTAGCTGTGGAGGCTTATACTCGAGAGGCGTGTCTTGTGGATGCTCTAG GGATCCGGATGCTGACCAACCAGAAACAAGGCCACTGCTACGGAGTTGTGGCAGGCTGGCCGGCCAGCCGGCGCCGCCGCTTGGGGGTGCATTTGCTGCACCGCGCCCTCCTTGTCTTCTTGGCTGAGGGTGAGCGAGAGCTGCGGCCCCAGGACATCCAGGCACGTGGCTGA
- the ANKLE1 gene encoding ankyrin repeat and LEM domain-containing protein 1 isoform X2 — MDAAAHLARQLRAALREEEPRAVEELLNRGADPNLLLADGAAALHLAAGARHPRGLRCLEVLLRRGGDANARSVEALTPLHVAAAWGCRRGLELLLGQGADPALRDQDGLRPLDLAKQQGHQDCARVLRQFQTQTKTSTRTRAESQEPEPEPEADGPDPRGKGLDARPSGPPNVTPGSIALGSSAGRDMGLEASPRLPSLLAPPEIADEDSGLESPPGQWDYSSDTSFVTAIEDSGTEDPAPHTTSWAGSLSQAKQGLLPGIPPSQRMPRSPGTPQLVHRAARADREAELNTCLRALSLTSPDASPSPISLPDGSPAQSPPREPPPGRPDSPFLKDEEVSLDSDVAALWLTEDEASSTGGRDPVPSCSCPPVPAVSDLDLLRGLRALGESPGPITRFTRPYHLRRLEEARAAPDFSGHSPELAEALRTGCIPDAQTDEDVLAQQFERPDPKRRWREGVTKSSFTYLLLDPSSHHFFLSEQLPSSRETQDLPARAFSLTPAERLRTFVRAIFYVGKGTRARPDVHLWEALRLRRQPGKQACPKVRQISDIWASGRGVVSLHCFQHVVAVEAYTREACLVDALGIRMLTNQKQGHCYGVVAGWPASRRRRLGVHLLHRALLVFLAEDGTSGASRHGRTSREPEDLWNIPVLQNMLVL, encoded by the exons ATGGACGCGGCTGCCCACCTGGCGCGGCAGCTTCGGGCAGCGTTGCGGGAGGAGGAGCCGCG GGCCGTGGAGGAACTGCTGAACCGCGGCGCCGACCCTAACCTGCTGCTCGCGGATGGCGCGGCAGCCCTGCACCTGGCGGCCGGAGCCCGGCACCCGCGCGGTCTGCGCTGTCTCGAAGTCCTGCTGCGCCGAGGCGGGGACGCCAACGCTCG TTCGGTCGAGGCACTGACGCCGCTGCACGTGGCTGCCGCCTGGGGCTGTCGCCGTGGCCTGGAGCTACTGCTGGGCCAAGGAGCGGACCCCGCGCTGCGAGACCAG GACGGACTGCGACCGCTGGACCTGGCAAAGCAGCAGGGGCACCAGGATTGCGCCCGCGTCCTTCGGCAGTTCCAGACTCAGACCAAGACCTCGACCCGGACCCGGGCAGAGAGCCAGGAGCCGGAGCCTGAGCCCGAGGCTGACG GCCCAGATCCCAGAGGAAAGGGGCTGGACGCCAGGCCCTCTGGACCTCCCAATGTGACGCCGGGCTCCATAGCACTGGGCAGCAGTGCTGGCAGGGACATGGGCCTGGAGGCCAGCCCCAGACTCCCCAGCCTCCTTGCCCCCCCTGAGATTGCTGACGAGGATAGTGGCTTGGAGTCCCCCCCAGGACAATGGGACTACAGCTCAGATACCTCCTTTGTCACTGCAATTGAAGATTCTGGAACTGAAGACCCAGCCCCGCATACCACCTCCTGGGCTGGGTCATTATCCCAGGCCAAGCAGGGACTCCTGCCTGGTATTCCACCTTCCCAGAGGATGCCAAGGTCTCCAGGTACCCCACAGCTGGTACATCGAGCTGCCAGGGCAGACAGGGAGGCAGAACTAAATACCTGTCTGCGGGCCCTGAGTCTGACCTCTCCAgatgcctccccctcccccatatccCTCCCTGATGGGAGCCCTGCCCAAAGCCCCCCTCGGGAACCACCGCCTGGACGCCCCGACTCCCCCTTCCTCAAAGACGAAGAGGTGTCCCTCGACAGTGATGTGGCTGCCCTCTGGCTGACGGAGGATGAGGCGAGCTCCACAGGTGGCAGGGACCCTGTTCCTTCTTGCTCGTGCCCTCCGGTCCCTGCCGTGTCTGACCTGGATCTGCTGCGAGGGCTCCGAGCACTTGGTGAGAGCCCCGGCCCCATCACACGCTTCACTCGGCCATACCACCTCCGACGGCTGGAAGAAGCCCGTGCTGCTCCTG ACTTTTCAGGGCACAGCCCAGAGCTGGCCGAAGCCCTGCGGACAGGCTGTATCCCAGATGCCCAGACAGATGAGGATGTGCTTGCCCAGCAGTTCGAGCGGCCAGATCCCAAGAGAAGGTGGCGGGAGGGAGTCACGAAGTCCAGTTTCACGTATCTACTGTTGGACCCCAG CTCTCatcacttcttcctctctgagcAACTCCCTTCATCCAGGGAGACTCAGGACCTGCCAGCCCGAGCCTTCTCACTGACCCCGGCTGAACGCCTTCGGACCTTTGTCCGTGCCATCTTCTATGTGGGGAAAGGGACACGGGCCCGGCCAGACGTTCACCTCTGGGAGGCCCTCAGGCTCCGTCGGCAGCCAGGAAAGCAG GCCTGCCCCAAAGTGCGCCAGATCTCGGACATTTGGGCCAGTGGTCGTGGTGTGGTCTCCCTGCATTGCTTCCAACACGTGGTAGCTGTGGAGGCTTATACTCGAGAGGCGTGTCTTGTGGATGCTCTAG GGATCCGGATGCTGACCAACCAGAAACAAGGCCACTGCTACGGAGTTGTGGCAGGCTGGCCGGCCAGCCGGCGCCGCCGCTTGGGGGTGCATTTGCTGCACCGCGCCCTCCTTGTCTTCTTGGCTGAGG ATGGAACTTCTGGAGCTTCCCGACATGGGAGAACAAGTAGGGAACCAGAGGATCTTTGGAACATTCCAGTGCTTCAGAACATGCTAGTGCTTTGA